GCAACTATTGCTATTACGATTGTATATTTAGTATTCATTTTTTATTCTCCCTGTTTTGTAACTTATGCAACAAATGGTCGTTATATAGTAAACCTCCATAGAATTAATAGACTATATAGATATAACTAATATAACATAACTTTATAGGGATATCAAATTGGAGTCAACATTGTCCAAGCAAACAACAGAAAAAGTGAATGATGAACAACGTAAACTACAGGTAACAGGCGGCTCAACATTCATACTATCACTACCCAAAGACTGGGCTACCCGAAATGAACTAAAAAAAGGCAGCTCAATGGTAGTCAGAGAAGAAGAAGACGGAACACTTTCAGTTGCACCCTCAAAGTTTGCAAAAAAAGAAAAACAAGAAGAAGCATTCATAAGAGCAACCTTAACCGACAATTCAGAGGCCATCATGCGAACAGCCATTTCAGCATACCTAACTGGCTACAACATTATACACATCCGAGCTCAAGGACAAAAAATGCTGTCAACAAAGCTCCGAAATCACCTAAAGAATTTTGCCAGAAACTACCTTGTTGGAACAGAAATCGTAACTGATACACCAACAGACTTAACACTACAGGTTCTGCTGAATTATCCTGAACTCACAGTCCAAAACGCGTTAAGCCGAATGTCAATTATTGCTTCATCAATGCATAAAGAATCCATAGGAGCGTTTAGGAAAGCGGATAATACGGCTGCAAAATCCGTTATTGAAACTGACCGAGAAGTAAACCGGTTTGGCCTCTATGTTGTAAGGCTTCTTAAACTGGCAGTCTCAAACCCCAGAATCGTTAAAGAAATTGGGTTAAGTAACCAAAAAGACTGCTTAGGATACAGACTAATCGCAAAAGCTGTTGAACGAACTGCTGACCACGCCACAAAGATAGCGG
The Candidatus Bathyarchaeota archaeon genome window above contains:
- a CDS encoding phosphate uptake regulator PhoU — encoded protein: MSKQTTEKVNDEQRKLQVTGGSTFILSLPKDWATRNELKKGSSMVVREEEDGTLSVAPSKFAKKEKQEEAFIRATLTDNSEAIMRTAISAYLTGYNIIHIRAQGQKMLSTKLRNHLKNFARNYLVGTEIVTDTPTDLTLQVLLNYPELTVQNALSRMSIIASSMHKESIGAFRKADNTAAKSVIETDREVNRFGLYVVRLLKLAVSNPRIVKEIGLSNQKDCLGYRLIAKAVERTADHATKIAENTLLLKGEINPTVSEKISELSALAISMFEDSMESLFKHDFNLAESVIEKLSQVHRLEKETVIATHDANIEEIVNLRLLIESVRRTAEYASDISEVVLNLNVESVLN